TGGGAAGGCATGTGCAAGGCGTGGGCCGAGGAAGGCGCCACCGACGCATACTGTCGGGCCGCTGGCAAAGCCAGCCGGGCCAGCTCGGGGTAATCATACGTGTGGATAAGATAGTGCAGAATGCCGGGGTGATTGGGCTGCCCGGGGTACAGACCCTGTAGCAGGGCCCCGGCTTTCTTCTGCTTCACAAAGGACTTGTCGGTTGGGTCGGCCGCGGCGTCCAGGGCCAGGGCGTAGAAAATGGTGGCCTCGTGGTCCTGCGGATACTCGGCGTAAACGGTGGCCATAGCCTGCTCAAACCGTAGCGCCCGGGTTTTGTGCTCTACTCGTTCCCAGTCTTGGTAAAAGGTGGCCAGAGCCTGAATGTAGGCGGTTTCGCGGGCCGATTTGCCCGGTAGGCGCTGGGCCAGGGCTATGGCTTTGGCGCCTTTCGTCAGCTCCGCGGGGCTGGGCGGGGTCCAGAGCGGGTGGTAGCAGCTCATAGCTACGCCCCAGTAGGCCATGGCGCAGGCTGGCTCTTGGGCAATGACGCGGGCAAAGACTTTCTCGGCCTCGTCGTACTCGAAGGAGTGAAGCAGGCTCAGGGCCAGGTTGAAATCGGGCTGCACAGCGGACGGGCAGGACGTGCCGAAAGCCGCCGTGCCCAGCTGCGGGCCGGTAGCTGGGCCGCACATGGTGATGCTCCCCCGCTTAAGGCCAATGGCGTTGATTTCGGCTTGAGAGGGCGTAGAAGAGCTGGTTTGGCGGCAGGCCGCACTAAGCAAACCACTCAGAGCCAGCAAAAGCAGCAGGACGGGTTTCATGGGCAGCATAGTTTGACCCGATCTTGGCCGGGCCAGGTTTGGTATATCTAATATACTGAATATCAGCCAGGAAATTCTGCCAAGGCAACTTCGGTAAGCCTTGCCGCCGCTGCCCACCTAAGTGCCTCTGCTCGAAGCTCCTCGGCCGGGAGTAGTGTGCAAGTATTATCCACTGTTGGAAAATACTTGTACAGTTTTGCGCCAAGTAACGCAGTGGTTGCCCAATGGCAGCTTGCACGCCCCGCGTATTTTTCCCGCTCAAGCCGCAGAAAGCCCCGACAGCTCCGTAGAATCCAGTTCTACCCCAACTCTACTCCATGCCTACTACCTACATTGGCTGCTCCGGCTTTTCCTTCCGTGACTGGAAAGGCATGTTCTACCCGCCCGACGTACCCCCGCGCAAGTGGTTTGAGTACTACTGCACCCATTTCAATACCCTGGAATTGAACGTGACTTTCTACCGGATGCCGGAGCTGAGTTTCTTCGAGAAGCTCTACCAGCAGAGCCCGCCCGGATTTCGGTTTGCCGTGAAAGCCCCGCGGCAGGTGACGCACTACAAGAAATTCAACGCCGAAGCCGAGCCGATTCTGGCCGAGTTCTACGCCACCATCCGGGAAGGGCTGCAGGACAAGCTCGGGCCCGTCTTGTTTCAGCTGCCGCCCAAAGCTGCGTATACCGAGGAGCTCTTTCATCGCCTGATTGATAATCTGGACCCCGGTTTTGAGAACGTAGTGGAGTTTCGCCACCCGAGCTGGTGGGAAGGGGAGGTGTTTCAGCAGCTAAGCCGGCACAAGGTTTCCTTCGTGAGCCAGAGCCACCCGCTGCCCCTGCCCGACGAGGCCGTGGCCACCACCAACCTGCTCTACTACCGCTTCCACGGCGTGCCCGAGTTGTACAAATCGGAGTACAGTCGGGAGTTCTTGCAGCGCATTGCCGATGAAATAGCCGCCATTCCTAAGCTGGAGCAGGTGTATCTGTTTTTCAACAACGGCATTGGGGGCGTGGGCGTCGGCGACGCCAAGAAGATGCAGCAACTGCTGGACGGGAGCGAGTAGTGGGTGGCCGCCGTTTGGGGAAATAGGCACATCTGTCAACAGCCCCGCACTGGCAAACTGCTGGGTAGAGCGCCTTGGCCGCCGCGGTTTTTGCTGACGTACTTGATATCTGCCGCCGAGCTTATGGAATAGAGCGGGAGGGTAGGCCGGTAGGGTAAGGGAGTAAACACAAAGGCTTTGGAGTGCCACCAGCGGCAGTTACTGCGTACTACTCTTAGTCTGTTGTTCTTTTTACTCCTGTCTACTCCTGGTATCCTATGAAAACTCTACTCCGATCCTTGGTATTGCTACTGCTACTGCTGCTGCCAGCGGCCGTGCGGGCCCAAAGCACTGTGACGGGCACCATCGTCAGCGGCGGTATCACGCGCGAATACCGGCTGTACGTGCCAGCCGCCTACTCGCCCGGCAAGGCCGTGCCGCTGCTCTTCAATCTGCATGGCTACGGCTCTAATAATCTGGAGCAAGAAGCATACGGCGACTTCCGGCCCATTGCCGACACGGCCAATTTTCTTATCGTGCACCCCAACGGTACCGTTGATGCTGCTGGCAACCGCAACTGGAACACCTTCACGGCACCTACCGCCGGGGGCGTCGATGATGTAGCGTTTCTCTCCGACTTGCTTACCAGCCTGCAAGCCCGCTACTCCATCGACGCGGACCGGGTGTACAGCACCGGTATGAGCAACGGCGGCTTTATGAGCTACGAGCTGGCCTGCAAGCTCAGCAACCGCGTGGCCGCTATTGGCTCGGTTACGGGCAGCATGGTGCAAAGCCGGCTTAATGCCTGCACGCCCCAGCATCCGGTGCCCGTAATGGAAATCCACGGCACGGCCGACAACACGGTGCCTTACAATGGCAATATCCTGTTTGTGCCCATTCCGTCGGTCCTCGACTACTGGGTCCGTTTCAACGGCTGCTCTCCTACACCAGTCGTGACGGCCGTGCCCAATACCAACACCACCGACGGCAGCACAGCCGAGCGCTACGTGTATAGTGGGGGACGCAACGGTAGCGTAGTCGAGCACTACAAGATCCTCGACGGCGGCCACACCTGGCCGGGTGCTCCGGTCAGCATCGGTGTTACCAACCGCGACATCAACGCCAGCCGGGAGGTGTGGCGCTTTTTGCGCCGCTACCGCCTTAGCCAGCTCAGTGTTGCGCTGTCCACTAGGCCGGGCACTGGGGTTCAGTCCCAGGTGAATATTTATCCCAATCCGGCTCAGAACATTGTTGCCGTATGTTCAGCCGAGCTGTTAAGCTCCTCCCAAGTAGCCGCAACGGACCTGCTAGGACGCTCGCAGGCCCTGACCGCCCGGCTAATAGAGCCCGGTGTTGTTGAGGTGCGTATCGATTCCTGGCCGGCTGGGGTCTACCAATTACGCGTGGTGCACAAATATGGCGTTTCCTATCACCGCCTAACGAAACAGTAAAGCTGAGTAAGCTGAGGAAGGCTGACCCTTACACCTGATGTGAAGAATTATGGCCAACAAAAAAGCCGCGCTGCATAACTGCAGGCGGCTTTTTTGTTGGCCAGAGAAGCCAGTTAGTGCTGTTTGTCGCGGCTGTCGTTCTGTTTGTGCACCAGCGTCAGCACCATTTTGCCATTAGCAAATTTCTCACATTCCGAGTCGTAGTATTTGCCGCACTCATTCCAGATGTTGGTCTTGAAGACCTTTTTCGATTTCGGAATGTCATTGTTGTTGGGGATTACGCCCTCCCACACCGAGGTTTCGATTCCCGACGGGGTAATAGTGTATTTCGTTTGCGTCATATAAACTTCGTAGTTAAGGTCAAGAAGGGTTCGGGTCATGTAATCAGTCCGGACTACATCTTGGCGCCAGCAGCGGTTGCCATTACCGGTCACGTCCATGTGATAATCGAAGTCGTCACAGGGTAGAGGTCTGGACTTTGTGGAGTTGCTGGCGCTTTCGGTGGTGACGCCGGCGGGAACAATTTCTTCCGACTCTTTTGAGCAGCTCGACAAAGACAAAGAAGCACAGAGAGCGAAGAAAGGCAGAGCAATAGATGCGTTTTTCATGGTCAAAGAATTGTATTGTTTGAATGTTTTTTTGAACTATAATGGATTTAACGATCGACTAAATTTTTGGTTTGGAAAACATGAAAATATTTTTTATATCGCGCGAAGCAGATATTATCCTATAATATATATGAATAACAATGATTTGTGAATTCGCTATTGGGATGGCAATGGGTACTCGAAGCCGGCTGTAAGCACTGTAACTTAGGATGTAGCTGAACTGTAAGAGCAAAAAAAGAGCCCGCAGCAGATGCTGCGGGCTCTCGTTCTGGCTGGTGTCGCCGGGCTAGTCCAAACTAGTCTTTACGCGTGTATTCGGCGTGGCGCACCGGGTCTTTTTTCTTGTCCTTTTTACGGCCAATCAGTCCCCCGGCCGCGGCCCCGGCTACCCCGCCAATTAGGGCACCCTTGGTACCACCGACTACGGCGCCACCGACCACCCCGGCCCCGCCACCAATAGCTGCGCCTTTGGCTTTTTTACTCCAGCCCTTCTTCGGTTCATTTTGAGCCTGGGCTTCGGTGAAGCTGGTGCTGAGCATGAAGAAGGCCAGTACCATGGTCAGATATATCTTGAACGTTTTCATGACGTTTGAATTTAAAGTTGATTAAATAGAATTACGCCTTTAAAACGTAGCTGGTCAATCCAGGGTTGTGCATGGCTGCTGGGAAAGTGAAATACGTATAGGGCGCCTACTTCCACTGACATACTCTGCCCATGAATACCTGGTTTATTGGTTGCTCAGGCTTTCATTACCGCCATTGGCGCGGGGCCTTTTACCCCGAAAAGCTACCCCAGCGCCGTTGGTTCGAATTTTACAGCCAGCATTTCAACACCCTGGAGCTGAACGTGACCTTCTACCGGTTTCCCCAGCTGTCCTTCGTCGAGAACTGGTACCAGATCAGCCCGCCCGAGTTTGTTTTTTCCGTCAAGGCACCGCGGCTCATTACCCACTACAAGCAGTTTCACGACTGTGCCCAGCTGCTGGCCGATTTCTATGGCACCATGCAGGAAGGACTGCGTGAGAAGCTGGGGCCAGTGCTGTTTCAATTGCCGCCCCGCACGGTGTACTCCCAAGAGCGTCTGCTCCGCCTCGTCGAAAGCCTCGACCCGGCTTTTACCAACGTGGTGGAGTTTCGGCACCCCAGCTGGTGGGACGGGCAGGTATTTCAGGAACTGAGTCGCCACAATATTTCCTTTGTGGGCCAGAGCCACCCGGCCCTGCCCACCGACGTGGTGGCCAATACGCCCGTTCTGTACTACCGCCTGCACGGTATTCCGGAGTTGTACAAGTCGCCCTATACCGAGGCCGAGCTGCACCAGATAGCCGACCAGATTCAGCGGGAGCCGGGAGTACAGCAGGCCTTTGTGTACTTCAACAACGACATCGACGCCTCCGCCATTCGCAACGGCCAGTATATGCGCGACTACTGCCGCAGCCTTATAGAGCGGTAACAAGCCACATGAAAAAAGCCCCGATCTGTGCAGATCGGGGCTTTGTGCGTAAGAGAATCGGCTGGTTAGTTGCCTTCAGTTTTGGCGCCAACCGCGCTTTGGTCGGGGGTAGCCGGTGCCGCTGCTGGGGCGGCCGGCTGCTTCACGTACTTATCCAGCCAGCTGTTCATCTCCCAAAGCGTGTGCATAATAGATTCCCGGGCCGCGTAGCCGTGGGCTTCGAAGGGTAGCACTACGTAGCGCACCGTGGCCCCATGGCCTTTCAGAGCATTATAAAACCGCTCACTCTGCAGCGGAAACGTGCCCGAGTTGTTATCCGCCTCGCCGTGAATCAGCAGCAGGGGCGTCTTGATCTTGTCGGCGTGGGTGAAGGGCGACATGCTGTTGTACACCTCCGGGGCTTCCCAGTAGGTGCGTTCCTCGGCCTGGAAGCCAAAGGGCGTCAGCGTCCGGTTGTAGGCGCCGCTACGGGCAATGCCGGCCTTAAACAGGTCGGTGTGCGCCAGTAGGTTGGCCGTCATAAATGCTCCGTAGGAGTGGCCCATCACTGCCACCCGGTTCCGGTCCACAACACCCAGGCGGGCTCCTTCGTCGATGGCCGCTTTGGCACTGGCCGTCAGCTGCTCTACATAGGTATCGTTGGGTTCCTTCGAGCCTTCGCCCACAATTGGAATACTAGTGCCCTGCAATACGGCGTAGCCCTGCGTTACCCAGTAAATAGGCGAACCCCAGCTCAGGCGGGTAAAGGCGTAGGGAGAGCCTTTCACCTGCCCAGCGTTGGCCTTGTTCTTAAATTCGACGGGGTAGGCCTCCATCAGGGTGGGCAGGGGGCCGCTCTCTTTTTTGTAGCCGTAGGGCAAATACAGGTTGGCCGTCAGATCTACGCCGTCGGCGCGCTTGTACTTGAGCACCTGCTTGGTCAGGTTGCCCACGGCCGCGTAAGGATTGTCAAACTTGGTCAGTGGCGTCAGCTTAGCGCTTTTTGCTTCCCGCAGGTAGTAGTTGGGGGCGTCCTGCTGCGACTCGCGGCGCGTAATCAGCAGGCGCTTATTCAAATCCAGAATGGCAACTGGCACCTCGTAGAATGGTGCTTCGGAGCGCCACCACCGGGTTGCTTTTTTGGTGGCTACGTCCAGCTCATCCACGAAAGGCCGGTCGCCTTCCGGCGAGGCACCGGTGCCCACGAAATACAGGGTTTCGCCTTTCGTATCGGTGGCTAGCACCTCGTTACCGGTCAGATTATGCACCGTGTAGGGTGTGCCCGGGGCCGTGTACGTATCCTGCGACGACCGATCAAACAGCACTACCGGCGCTGCCTTGGTAGTGGGGTTTAGGGCCCAGGTCATTTCTTTACGGTCGGCCCAGCGGTAGCCTTCCACCAACGCCACGTTGGCGTTGCCCCAGATTACGTCGCGAAAACGCAGGGGGAGAGCCGCCAGCTCCTGAGGCTCGGTTTCGAACGGCGCTGCCAGGGTAAAGATTTTGTCGCGCACCGAGGCCGTGGCTTTTGGGTCGCCGCCGTCCTGGGCTTCTACCCAGTACACGGTCGAGGGCACGTCGGCGCGCCAGTTGTGGCCACGCTGCCCAGTGGGCACCGCGTCGAAGCTGCTGGGCACGTTGTCGGCCAGGGGCAGGTCGGCCATGGTTTTCACCACCAGGCCTTCCATGCTCAGAATATCAACCTGCAACGGAAAATCGGTGTAGGGCAGAGTGTAGGAATATGGCCGGTGCCGGTACTTGACCAGGGCGTAGCGGCCGTTGGGCGAGGGCGAGGCCTGCTGCACAATGCCGGGCTGGCCCAGCGGCTGCATACGCCCCGTCACAGTTACTTTCACTACCTGAGCCGTGGCATAGAACTCGAACAGCTTCTCGTCGGTGGGGTTTTTCAGCAAGTCCTGGTAGGTGCGGGCGGGGGCTTTGCGGCCAATGTTTTCCTGCACCGTAGGGCCCATAGGCACCGGGTTGAGAATGGGCGTGTCGCCCCGACCACCCACAATGGCGCGGGCCAACAGCGTCTGGCTGTCCGATACCCACTCGTAGGACTTGCCAAATACGCTGTTCAAAAACAGGTTGGGCATCAGGCGGGCCGAAGCCGAGGCCACGTCTAGCAGCCAGAGCTCCACGTGCCGGTCGGAGGTATGGGTGAAAGCTACCTTGGTATTGTCCGGCGACCAGGTCACCTCACTGATGCGCGCCTTGGCCGGCAAGCCCTGCACCAGCAGTTCCTTGCCGTCGGGCAGGTGCTTGAGCCGGAGCTTGGTCGTGTAGATTACCCGGCTCGGCCCGTTGGTTTTGGGATTGATCCGCAGCCCGCCAATACGCAACTCCGGCTGCGACAACTCGGCAATGGTGGGCATGTCCTGATTATCCAGCAACAGCATCCATTGCCCATTCGATGACACGCTTACCCGGGGCGTGCTTGGGGCCTCCGCCAGGGCCACAATAGACTTAGGCGGAGTCTGGTACATCACGTCCTGGGCCGAGCTAGTCAGACTACAAAACATGACGGCACTAAAAAAGTACAATATTTTCATAGAGAACTAGAAGGAGTTTCCAGAGGAGAAATGAAAAAAGCTATGTAAGATACGATAAGACAGACAGCTAACCAGGTCAATTTTTACCGATGCTACAAAATTACATATTATTTAGAAGTGGATTTTACCAATCGATGAATTAGTTGCTAAGAGAGGGGGGCGGCTAAAAGTGCAATTCCTTGGTGGTGGCGGCAGCCGGTAAGCGGGCATAAAAAAAGTGGCCAGCTACGGGAGCTGGCCACTTTGGGATATTCAGTCTGCGCGAGGCAGATACCGGAGGTTACTTACGACGAGCCGGGGCGGCTTTCCGTACCGGAGCCTTTTTCACCGGAGCTTTCTTCACGGGCGCAGCTTTCACTGGCGCGGCGGGAATCTCGGGGGCAGGACCATACTTCGTCTCGGCAGGGTTCGGGTCACCTGGCAGGTACACGTCGAACTCTACGCGGCGGTTAATGGCGCGGCCAGCTTCGGTGGCGTTGTCGGCAATCGGCTTGGTCTCGCCGTAGCCGTGCGACACAATCCGGTCGGCAGGGATACCCTTGCTGAGCATGTAGGTGCGGGCCGAGGCGGCGCGGGCATCCGACAGACGCAGGTTGTAGGCATCGTCGCCTTTGTTATCGGCGTGGGCCGAAATACCCAGTGAGTAGTCGGGGTAAGCATTCAGGATGTCAACCAGGCCATTCAGGGTCGGGAACGAAATCGGCTTCAGGGTAGCCTTGTCGAATTCGAACTGGATGTACTTGGTGGCTTCCTGGAGCTTTTTCTTCTCCTCAACCTTCATTTCTGGGCAGCCTTTGTTCGAGGCCGGGCCGGGACGTTGTGGGCAGCGGTCCTGATAATCCGGAACACCGTCACCGTCGGTATCAATTGGGCAACCGGCAGCATCTACTTTCACACCAGCCGGCGTGTTGGGGCACTTATCGGCCGAGTCGATTACGCCGTCATTGTCAGCGTCAGGGCAGCCGCGGAGTTCGGCTTTGCCGGGGGTATCGGGGCAGGCGTCGTCGCTGTCGCGCACACCATCACCGTCACGGTCGGGGCAGCCTTCCAGAGCGGCCAGACCTTTCTCGGTGGGGCACTTATCCTGGTAATCCGGAACACCGTCGCCGTCGCCGTCAAGTGGGCAGCCGTTGGCGTCCACGGCCACGCCGGTGGGCGTGCCGGGGCACTTGTCCTTTTTGTCGCTTACACCATCACCGTCGGTGTCGATGGTTTTGCCGAAGTTGAAGGTCAGGCCGGCAGTGTGCTGCAGATAACGGTCGTTGATGTTGCCTTTCAGCGTGATACCGTCAACCTGGTCGGTCAGGATATAGTGCTGGCCGGTTTGTACGAAAGCCGACACGCTGGAAGAGAAATTCAGGCGGATACCAGCGGCCCCGTGAATATCGAAGGCGTACAGGTCGCGGTTGTCGGGCGTACCACCGGTTACCTTAAACCGGTCGGTGCTGGCGAAGAAAATACCGGGAGCCAGGCTCAGGTAAGGTGCGAAGAAGGCATCTTCCTTAAAAGCCCAGCCGTTGTTGAGCTTCAGCGTCACGGGAATGCCGATGTTCACGACGTTGGCGCGGAAGCCGCTGAAGGGCTGAATGGTATTCTTAGGCGGATCAGCCGAGAAGGCCATGTCGCCGTAGCTCAGGTCCAGGCCCAGGTCGAGGCCGGGCGTGAGGTAGCGGCTCAGCTTCAGACCGGCACCGAACTCAATCTTGTCATTCTTGAACCACTCGGAGCCATGGTCGCCGTGGTACTGCAAGGTGGAGCCGTAAAGGCTTAGGCCGATTTTCTTCTCGGAGTTTTGGCTGTGTCCATCGCGCGGCGCCAAGGCCAGCAGCGTTAACCCCAGCACCAAGGCTTTCGGGGTGGTAAGATGTAGTCTCATATAATAGAACAGATGTGGAAGAAAGTGTGGTTACCCTTTATGGTGGTGTCGCTATATACCTGACGCCGCCAGATAAGGTTGTTGCTGCTGTTGCTATCCGTTCTAAGTTGTATCCTATCAGAAATTACGCCGTATGAATTCGGTTTGTCTAGCCTAGTGTTGAGGTTTGAAGCCTAGCCTAAGCTTTTGTCTTATTAGTGAAGGGCTTATGTCTTGTGTAGGAAGGCCGGCAAGCTAGGTTTAATGGGGCTAATATTTTGATTATAAACATCTTGCATTTAAAATGTATTCACTGGGCTGATGAGGCGAATATTAGATTTATGCAATGGAATGGTAAGCAGTACTGTTAGAGTCCCTTACCGGTACGGGGTAGGTAACTACGGTTGAGCTTGCTTGCAATCCTCTGGTGGCATTCAAAAAAAAGATCAGGAGCCTGCTTTTTTTACCATCCCAAGCCCACCTTTCGTGGGAGAGCATACTTCCTTCAACAACTAAAAAACCCGCTCCCATCAGGTGATGAGAGCGGGTTCGGAAGCTGACTGTTTAGCTTGGTATAGCAGTTAGGCCAACTGGGTAGTAATAGGAACTGCGCCCATTAGCGTCTTATGAATCGGGCACAGGCCGGCCACTTTCAGCAGGCGTTGGCGCTGCTCATCGGTAAGCTCACCGGCGAGCTGGAGCGAGCAGCTAAGTTGGGTTACGACGTGCTGCTCGTTGCGCTCAAACGTCACCTGGGCCTCCACGTTCGCCAAGGGCCACTGCTTGCGCTCGGCGTACATGCGCACCGTGATGCAGACGCAGGCGCTAAGCGAAGCGGCCAGCAACTCGCCGGGCGTTAGCCCCTGGTTTTGCCCGCCCTTGTCGAGCGGCTCGTCGGCTAGGAGCTCGTGGCCGCTGTCGGAGGTGATACGCGTAAGGTAGGGCTCAGGGCCGCTACGGCCGGTTAGCGTGGGCATAGCTAGTGGTTGATGGGTGTTTCGATGACGATAAACTTGCTTTCCTGAGCGCAGGCAATGCTAACGATATCCGTGTCCCAGAGTCCAATACTGTCGCGCTTGTTCAGCAGCTGGCCGTTTACCGTGATTTCGCCTTCCATCAGGAACACGAATACGCACTTGTTTAGGGGCTTCAGGGCGTAGTCTACCATCTGGCCGGCGTCGAAGTAGCCCAACGAGAGCTTGGCGTTCTGGTTGATCCAGACGTGGGCCGTGCCTTCCTCGTTGCTGACGATGGTGGTGAGTTGGTTTTTGCGCTTTTCGGCCGGAAAGCTGCGTTTCTGGTAGCGCGGCGTCACGTTTTGCAGCTTAGGCTCAATCCAGATTTGCAGGAAGTTCACCTCGTCGTCGCCGATGTTGTGCTCCTCGTGGCGCAGGCCGCTGCCGGCACTCATGATCTGGACCGAGTCGGTGGCGACTTCCTCGCGGTAGCCCATCGAGTCGATGTGGTTCATGCGCCCGGCCAGCATCACCGAAATGATTTCCATATTGGCGTGGGCGTGCAGCCCAAAGCCGTTGCCGGGCTTGACGAAGTCGTCGTTGAACACCCGCAGCAGGCCGAAGCCCGTTCGCTCAGGGTTGTAGTAAGAGCTGAAGCTTAGCGAGAAGTTGCTTTGCAGCCAGCCAATGTCCTTGAGGCCCCGCTCGGCGGCCCGGATGATGCGGTGATTCATGTTAGTTGTTCGTTATCAGTTGTCAGTTGTTAGTCTTATCCTGATTGCCAGTTGAACTCTGCCAACGGACAACGAACAACTAACAACTAAAAACTATTGGGGCAGGTGGGCTTCAAAGGAAATTTCGGCGACGCTCTTACGCTGGCGCGGGGCTTTTTCCCGGCTCAGGAAAGGCTCTTCCAATAGCTCAGCCTCGCCCTGGTAGCCCAGCGCAATCATGACGGCGGGCTGCAGGTTTTCGGGTAGCTGAAACACTTCTTTAGCCTTCTCCCGCTCGAAGCCGCCCATGAAGTGGCCGTGCAACCCCAGGGCTGTAGCTTCCAGAATCAGGTTGCCGTTGGCCAGGCCCAGGTCGTGAAGAGCGGCGCCGTTGGGCGTGCCGTTGTCGTAGTGGGTTTTGGCCAGGGAAAGGATGAGCACGGCGGCGTTTTTGGCCCAGGGCTGGTTGCCGGGCATCAGCAGGTCGACCATTTTCTGGAAGGCCTCCGTGTCGGCGCGGTGGGCGTAGATGTAGCGCCAGGGCTGTTCGTTCATGGCGCTGGCGGCCCAGGAAGCAGCTTCAAACAGCTGGCCGACAGTTTCGGGCGCTACGGGCTGGGCCGAGAAGGAGCGGGGGCTCCAGCGGTTCTTAATTAGCTCGTGCACGGGATAGGTGGTGGGGGCAGTTTTCATTTCTAGTTATTCGTTGCTTGTTATCAGTTGTCAGGTTGTGGCTGTTCGTTGTTTGGTGTTGACATCAGCTCATGTGAGCTGAAGCGGACCGGGTTTCTGGTAAAGCCGCCCGCCGGTGAAAACGGCCGGGCAACAAACTAACAACGAACAGCCAACAACTACTAACTAGTTATAGCGACATGGGCACATCCATGAGCAGGAGCTGGGCCTGGCTGTCGGCCTCAATGCTGAGCGTGTCGGTGTCCCAGATACCGAACCCGTCGCGGCGGTGCAGCTTCTGCCCGTTGATAGTCACGTCGCCTTCCAGGACGAAGGCGTAAACCCCGTTGCCGGCTTTCTTAACTTGATATTCAGTGCTGAAACCAGGGTCAAAGTCGCCGAGGCTAAACCAGGCATCCTGGTGAATCCAGACGCCGGCGTCGTCGGCCGAGGGCGAAATCACCTGCTGAAACTGGTTGTGGCGGTCTTCGGCCCGGAAGCTCTGCTGGGCGTAGCGGGGCTGCACGCCGCGCTTGTTGGGGAACACCCAGATTTGCAGAAACTTTACTTCCTGGTCCTTATTGTGGTTTTTCTCGCTGTGGGCCACGCCCGTACCGGCGCTCATCACCTGCACGTCGCCGCGCCGGATGATGCCGTGGTTGCCCATGTTGTCCTTGTGCTCCAGGTCGCCCGACAGCGGAATGCTGATGATTTCCATGTTGTCGTGGGGGTGGGTGCCGAAACCCATGCCGCCGGC
Above is a genomic segment from Hymenobacter cellulosivorans containing:
- a CDS encoding nitroreductase family protein; protein product: MKTAPTTYPVHELIKNRWSPRSFSAQPVAPETVGQLFEAASWAASAMNEQPWRYIYAHRADTEAFQKMVDLLMPGNQPWAKNAAVLILSLAKTHYDNGTPNGAALHDLGLANGNLILEATALGLHGHFMGGFEREKAKEVFQLPENLQPAVMIALGYQGEAELLEEPFLSREKAPRQRKSVAEISFEAHLPQ
- a CDS encoding pirin family protein, whose product is MQTVLHTAESRGHASHGWLNSYHTFSFAGYSNPSRVHFGVLRVLNDDTVAGGMGFGTHPHDNMEIISIPLSGDLEHKDNMGNHGIIRRGDVQVMSAGTGVAHSEKNHNKDQEVKFLQIWVFPNKRGVQPRYAQQSFRAEDRHNQFQQVISPSADDAGVWIHQDAWFSLGDFDPGFSTEYQVKKAGNGVYAFVLEGDVTINGQKLHRRDGFGIWDTDTLSIEADSQAQLLLMDVPMSL